In Pseudomonas sp. PDM14, a genomic segment contains:
- a CDS encoding DUF2062 domain-containing protein: MPRRLFKRYMPDPDSIRSNKSLRFLGALLHDPNLWHLNRHSVARAMAMGLFAAFIPLPMQMLIAASLAVMARANIPISVGLVWLTNPITMPPVFYCTYKLGAWVMQLPPIQLPDNLTFDWITQELSLVWQPFLLGSVIAGIVSGALAYAITMLYWRWWVRHNWRKRRELRAARTQK; the protein is encoded by the coding sequence ATGCCGCGTCGTTTATTCAAGCGCTATATGCCCGATCCGGACAGCATCCGATCCAACAAATCGCTGCGTTTCCTCGGCGCACTGCTGCACGACCCCAACCTCTGGCACCTCAATCGACACTCGGTCGCCCGCGCCATGGCCATGGGTCTGTTCGCCGCGTTCATTCCGCTGCCGATGCAGATGCTGATCGCCGCGAGTCTGGCCGTGATGGCCCGCGCCAATATCCCGATCTCGGTGGGGCTGGTCTGGCTGACCAACCCGATCACCATGCCGCCAGTGTTCTACTGCACCTACAAGCTCGGCGCCTGGGTCATGCAGCTGCCGCCGATCCAGCTACCGGACAACCTCACCTTCGACTGGATCACCCAGGAGCTGAGCCTGGTCTGGCAGCCCTTCCTGCTCGGCTCGGTCATCGCCGGCATCGTCAGCGGCGCACTGGCCTACGCCATCACCATGCTCTATTGGCGCTGGTGGGTGCGCCACAACTGGCGCAAGCGCCGCGAACTGCGCGCCGCACGCACGCAGAAATGA